One window of the Haloarcula halobia genome contains the following:
- a CDS encoding DUF7544 domain-containing protein, translating into MALHAVGNIDDAIDATKEFLLPFDLRRWLKLAVVVFFIGGGGTGGIQNAGNLQNVGDGGGPGGPGGPTGGFSLTAPLDVVPAPSAAVGQVAPPGPGVPSDAAQALAGLGLVTVVLAVVVLLLVVITFAVVGAVMEFVFAQSLMTTEVHVRRYFGEHLGNGLRLLAFRIVVGLVALLIFGGLLFAVFVLAVGGNLADVGPSAILGSLGLFVVVVVGMALVFGTINGFTNVFVVPLMIQGDDGVLAGWSRLWASLTAEPKQYLVYLFLSVVLAIGVGIVGTLLGLVAFVVLAIPFGIVGAVFWFGLGEGLAAGVLVGVVALLFVLALLVVANLIKAPLQSFLRYYAMLVLGDIDADLDPIPEVRASVRSDA; encoded by the coding sequence ATGGCCCTCCACGCAGTCGGTAACATCGACGACGCGATAGACGCGACCAAGGAATTCCTCTTGCCCTTCGACCTCCGGCGGTGGTTGAAACTGGCCGTCGTCGTCTTCTTCATCGGTGGCGGCGGCACCGGCGGGATTCAGAACGCCGGCAACCTCCAGAACGTCGGGGACGGCGGCGGCCCCGGCGGCCCCGGCGGTCCGACCGGCGGGTTCTCGCTGACCGCGCCCCTGGACGTGGTGCCGGCGCCGTCGGCGGCCGTCGGACAGGTAGCGCCACCCGGTCCCGGCGTACCGTCCGACGCGGCCCAGGCCCTGGCCGGCCTCGGCCTCGTGACCGTCGTCCTCGCCGTCGTCGTCCTCCTGCTCGTGGTTATCACCTTCGCCGTCGTCGGGGCTGTCATGGAGTTCGTGTTCGCCCAGTCGCTCATGACGACGGAGGTCCACGTCCGGCGGTACTTCGGCGAACACCTCGGGAATGGTCTCCGCCTGCTCGCGTTCCGCATCGTGGTCGGCCTCGTGGCCTTGCTCATCTTCGGCGGCCTGTTGTTCGCGGTGTTCGTCCTCGCCGTGGGCGGCAACCTCGCCGACGTCGGCCCCTCGGCGATACTCGGTTCCCTCGGCCTGTTCGTCGTCGTGGTGGTCGGGATGGCGCTCGTCTTCGGGACCATCAACGGCTTCACCAACGTCTTCGTCGTGCCGCTGATGATACAGGGCGACGATGGCGTTCTCGCCGGGTGGAGTCGGCTCTGGGCGTCCCTGACGGCCGAGCCCAAGCAGTACCTCGTGTACCTCTTCCTCTCGGTGGTGCTCGCCATCGGCGTCGGCATCGTCGGCACCCTGCTGGGTCTCGTGGCGTTCGTCGTCCTGGCCATTCCCTTCGGCATCGTCGGGGCCGTGTTCTGGTTCGGACTCGGTGAGGGTCTCGCTGCGGGCGTCCTCGTCGGCGTCGTCGCGCTCCTGTTCGTGCTCGCCCTCCTCGTGGTCGCGAATCTCATCAAGGCACCCCTCCAGTCGTTCCTCCGGTACTACGCGATGCTCGTGCTGGGCGACATCGACGCCGACCTCGACCCCATCCCCGAGGTGCGGGCCTCGGTGCGGTCCGACGCGTAG
- a CDS encoding DUF5790 family protein: MTQTSLDDDELFGEAASEMRSDVEASLDEARAALPDADAVWDVEADNTLGVLNALKTALDVGDAEEHLRDAKKWYTMGERADAFEDAEDLAEDIETVEDLIADVADARDQVGDLTATVPQLRSTLEEFAADDEQADADGDAEAEAGA; this comes from the coding sequence ATGACACAGACCAGTCTGGACGACGACGAACTGTTCGGCGAGGCGGCCTCGGAGATGCGCTCCGACGTCGAGGCGTCGCTCGACGAGGCCCGGGCCGCGCTCCCCGACGCCGACGCCGTCTGGGACGTCGAGGCAGACAACACGCTCGGCGTGCTCAACGCCCTGAAGACCGCGCTGGACGTCGGCGACGCCGAGGAGCACCTGCGCGACGCCAAGAAGTGGTACACGATGGGCGAACGCGCCGACGCCTTCGAGGACGCCGAGGACCTCGCCGAGGACATCGAGACCGTCGAGGACCTCATCGCCGACGTCGCAGACGCCCGCGACCAGGTCGGCGACCTCACCGCCACGGTTCCACAGCTGCGCAGCACGTTAGAGGAGTTCGCGGCAGACGACGAACAGGCCGACGCCGACGGCGACGCCGAGGCCGAGGCGGGCGCCTGA
- a CDS encoding creatininase family protein: MELRDATWPDAEAVDTDLAVLPVGSTEQHGPHAPLGTDVLTAEAVARAGAAAHEDEVVVAPAIPVGVAEEHRHFAGTLWVGEDTFRDYVRETVGSLAHHGWDRVVAVNGHGGNVDALREVCGAVSRHDEAYAVPFTWFDAVDAPDMGHGGPVETSLLRHTDPDSVDETRLDGAAEGGADGWGEWVEGVNLAYDTAEFSENGTVGDPREASADRGRDLLDEAGEALATVLARVATRER, translated from the coding sequence ATGGAACTACGGGACGCGACGTGGCCGGACGCCGAGGCGGTCGACACCGACCTGGCGGTCCTGCCCGTCGGGAGCACGGAACAGCACGGCCCGCACGCACCGCTGGGGACGGACGTGCTGACGGCCGAGGCAGTCGCCAGGGCGGGCGCGGCGGCACACGAGGACGAGGTGGTCGTCGCGCCGGCCATCCCCGTCGGCGTCGCCGAGGAGCACCGCCACTTCGCGGGGACGCTGTGGGTCGGCGAGGACACCTTCCGGGACTACGTCCGCGAGACGGTGGGGAGTCTCGCCCACCACGGCTGGGACCGGGTGGTCGCCGTCAACGGCCACGGGGGCAACGTGGATGCCCTCAGGGAGGTCTGTGGAGCAGTCAGTCGACACGACGAGGCCTACGCGGTCCCGTTCACCTGGTTCGACGCCGTCGACGCGCCGGACATGGGCCACGGCGGTCCCGTCGAGACCAGTCTACTCCGGCACACCGACCCCGACAGCGTCGACGAGACCCGACTGGACGGGGCCGCCGAGGGCGGTGCCGACGGCTGGGGCGAGTGGGTCGAAGGCGTCAACCTGGCCTACGACACGGCGGAGTTCAGCGAGAACGGGACGGTCGGGGACCCGCGCGAGGCGAGTGCCGACCGGGGGCGAGACCTGCTGGACGAGGCGGGCGAGGCGCTCGCGACGGTGCTGGCACGGGTCGCGACGCGAGAGCGGTAG
- a CDS encoding cold-shock protein has product MAKGTVDFFNDTGGYGFIETEDADEDVFFHMEDVGGPDLEEGQELEFDIEQADKGPRATNVTRL; this is encoded by the coding sequence ATGGCGAAAGGAACGGTTGATTTCTTCAACGACACGGGCGGTTACGGTTTCATCGAGACTGAGGACGCGGACGAGGACGTTTTCTTCCACATGGAGGACGTTGGCGGCCCTGACCTCGAAGAGGGACAGGAACTCGAATTCGACATCGAGCAGGCCGACAAAGGCCCGCGCGCGACCAACGTCACCCGGCTCTAA
- a CDS encoding cold-shock protein — MATGKVDFFNDTGGYGFIETEDSDEDVFFHMEDVGGPDLEEGQEVEFDIEQADKGPRATNVTRL; from the coding sequence ATGGCAACAGGCAAAGTAGACTTCTTCAACGACACTGGCGGTTACGGTTTCATCGAGACCGAGGACTCCGACGAAGACGTCTTCTTCCACATGGAGGACGTCGGCGGCCCCGACCTCGAGGAAGGGCAGGAAGTCGAGTTCGACATCGAACAGGCGGACAAGGGTCCGCGCGCGACCAACGTCACCCGGCTCTAA
- a CDS encoding cold-shock protein, producing MATGKVDFFNDTGGYGFIETEDEDDDVFFHMEDVGGPDLEEGQDVEFDIEQADKGPRATNLTRL from the coding sequence ATGGCAACAGGCAAAGTAGACTTCTTCAACGACACTGGCGGTTACGGTTTCATCGAGACCGAGGACGAAGACGACGACGTCTTCTTCCACATGGAGGACGTCGGCGGCCCCGACCTCGAGGAAGGGCAGGACGTCGAGTTCGACATCGAGCAGGCGGACAAGGGTCCGCGCGCGACCAACCTCACGCGGCTGTAA
- a CDS encoding DUF429 domain-containing protein has protein sequence MAAKRYVGVVWNEGAWLAVGFTRSGFDHAEVFDGIGECWARYEETARRILVSLPVGLVESGDPTRECDALARSVLGPRDVAVLTPPVREATRKRRYSTGNRVHERKSGDSLSEAAFALSDGIAMLDELLQEIPEAAAVVRSTHPELCFRAFTDDPLEYARGTAAGYAERMRTLARYDRDAAPTVQKAAESTDGAAVTVADVLDAVVLAYTAQPGSGTLRTLPADPPTDRRGLPMELVYRADAPLVDA, from the coding sequence ATGGCCGCGAAACGGTACGTCGGCGTCGTCTGGAACGAGGGGGCGTGGCTCGCCGTGGGCTTTACCAGGTCGGGCTTCGATCACGCCGAGGTCTTCGACGGCATCGGGGAGTGCTGGGCCCGCTACGAGGAGACGGCCCGGCGCATCCTGGTCTCGTTGCCCGTCGGCCTCGTCGAGTCGGGCGACCCGACCCGGGAGTGTGACGCGCTGGCGCGGTCGGTACTCGGACCGCGCGACGTCGCCGTGTTGACGCCGCCGGTCCGCGAGGCCACGCGCAAGCGCCGCTACTCGACGGGGAACCGCGTCCACGAGCGAAAGAGCGGCGACTCGCTCTCGGAGGCCGCCTTCGCACTCAGCGACGGCATCGCTATGCTGGACGAACTGCTCCAGGAGATTCCGGAGGCCGCGGCAGTGGTCAGGTCGACCCATCCCGAACTGTGTTTCCGGGCCTTCACCGACGACCCACTCGAGTACGCCCGGGGGACGGCCGCGGGCTACGCCGAGCGGATGCGGACGCTGGCGCGCTACGACCGCGACGCCGCACCCACCGTCCAGAAGGCCGCCGAGTCCACCGACGGGGCAGCCGTGACCGTCGCGGACGTCCTCGACGCGGTGGTGCTCGCCTACACCGCCCAGCCGGGGTCGGGAACGCTCAGGACCCTGCCGGCCGATCCGCCGACCGACCGGCGCGGCCTCCCGATGGAGCTGGTCTATCGTGCGGACGCGCCGCTGGTCGACGCCTGA